A stretch of Prunus dulcis chromosome 6, ALMONDv2, whole genome shotgun sequence DNA encodes these proteins:
- the LOC117632209 gene encoding exosome complex component RRP41-like isoform X2 has product MAPMQTCLFGPRESKKAMMYSDIGRLSCHVSYTTFATPVRGQGSDHKEFSSMLHKALEGAIILETFPKTTVDVFALVLESGGSDLPVVISCASLALADAGIMMYDLVTSVSVSYLGKNLVLDPTLEEESHQDGSLILTCMPSRDEVTQLTITGEWSTPKINEGMKICMDACSKFSQIMKSCLKGLDSALEEEDSNVD; this is encoded by the exons ATGGCACCAATGCAGACCTGCCT GTTTGGGCCAAGAGAGAGTAAGAAGGCAATGATGTACAGTGATATAGGACGTTTAAGTTGCCATGTCAGCTATACAACTTTTGCTACCCCAGTTCGTGGACAG GGGTCGGACCACAAAGAGTTTTCTTCAATGCTTCATAAAGCTTTGGAGGGTGCAATAATATTGGAAACTTTCCCCAAGACTACTGTGGATGTTTTTGCATTGGTGTTGGAATCTGGGGGCA GTGATCTTCCTGTAGTGATATCATGTGCTAGCCTTGCCCTAGCAGATGCAGGGATAATGATGTATGACCTTGTTACGTCAGTTTCAGTG TCTTATTTGGGAAAGAACCTTGTCCTTGATCCTACTTTGGAGGAGGAAAGCCACCAAGATGGAAGCTTAATACTTACTTGTATGCCTTCTCGCGACGAGGTCACTCAACTAACCATTACCGGGGAATGGTCTACCCCAAAAATTAATGAG GGAATGAAGATTTGTATGGATGCCTGCTCAAAGTTTTCACAGATCATGAAGTCATGCTTGAAAGGACTTGATTCTGCTTTGGAAGAAGAGGATAGTAATGTTGATTAG
- the LOC117632209 gene encoding exosome complex component RRP41-like isoform X1, with protein sequence MAGKAGATPSTYSPSPTTHKTKSLSFGNDDVLRPDDREWHQCRPAFFQIGVVAATAGSAYADFGSTKVIVSVFGPRESKKAMMYSDIGRLSCHVSYTTFATPVRGQGSDHKEFSSMLHKALEGAIILETFPKTTVDVFALVLESGGSDLPVVISCASLALADAGIMMYDLVTSVSVSYLGKNLVLDPTLEEESHQDGSLILTCMPSRDEVTQLTITGEWSTPKINEGMKICMDACSKFSQIMKSCLKGLDSALEEEDSNVD encoded by the exons ATGGCCGGGAAAGCTGGAGCAACTCCGAGCACGTACTCGCCGTCTCCGACGACCCACAAGACTAAATCACTAAGCTTTGGAAACGACGACGTTCTCCGACCCGATGACCGTGAATGGCACCAATGCAGACCTGCCT TTTTCCAGATTGGTGTTGTAGCTGCTACTGCTGGATCTGCTTATGCAGATTTTGGAAGCACCAAGGTCATTGTTTCTGT GTTTGGGCCAAGAGAGAGTAAGAAGGCAATGATGTACAGTGATATAGGACGTTTAAGTTGCCATGTCAGCTATACAACTTTTGCTACCCCAGTTCGTGGACAG GGGTCGGACCACAAAGAGTTTTCTTCAATGCTTCATAAAGCTTTGGAGGGTGCAATAATATTGGAAACTTTCCCCAAGACTACTGTGGATGTTTTTGCATTGGTGTTGGAATCTGGGGGCA GTGATCTTCCTGTAGTGATATCATGTGCTAGCCTTGCCCTAGCAGATGCAGGGATAATGATGTATGACCTTGTTACGTCAGTTTCAGTG TCTTATTTGGGAAAGAACCTTGTCCTTGATCCTACTTTGGAGGAGGAAAGCCACCAAGATGGAAGCTTAATACTTACTTGTATGCCTTCTCGCGACGAGGTCACTCAACTAACCATTACCGGGGAATGGTCTACCCCAAAAATTAATGAG GGAATGAAGATTTGTATGGATGCCTGCTCAAAGTTTTCACAGATCATGAAGTCATGCTTGAAAGGACTTGATTCTGCTTTGGAAGAAGAGGATAGTAATGTTGATTAG
- the LOC117632211 gene encoding exosome complex component RRP41-like, translating to MAGKGGAALSTYSPSPTTQKTKSRIFGNDDVDWVRSDGREFHQCRPAFFKTGAVNAAAGSAYAEFGNTKVIVSVFGPRESKKAMMYSDIGRLNCNVGYTTFATPVRGQGSDHKEFSSMLHKALEGAIILETFPKTTVDVFALVLESGGSDLPVVISCASLALADAGIMMYDLVTSVSVSGLGKNLVIDPILEEESYQDGSLMLTCMPSRYEVTQLTITGEWSTPKINEGMQICLDACSKLAVVMRACLKGPDSTLEE from the exons ATGGCCGGAAAAGGTGGAGCAGCTCTGAGCACGTACTCTCCGTCTCCGACGACCCAGAAAACCAAATCACGCATCTTCGGAAACGACGACGTCGATTGGGTTCGATCCGATGGCCGTGAATTCCACCAATGCAGACCTGcct TTTTCAAGACTGGTGCTGTAAATGCTGCTGCAGGATCTGCTTATGCAGAATTTGGAAATACCAAAGTCATTGTTTCTGT ATTTGGGCCAAGAGAGAGTAAGAAGGCAATGATGTACAGTGATATAGGACGTTTAAATTGCAATGTCGGCTATACAACTTTTGCTACTCCAGTTCGTGGACAG GGGTCAGACCACAAAGAGTTTTCTTCAATGCTTCATAAAGCTTTGGAGGGTGCAATAATATTGGAAACTTTTCCAAAGACTACAGTGGATGTTTTTGCATTGGTGTTGGAATCTGGGGGCA GTGATCTTCCTGTAGTGATATCATGTGCTAGCCTTGCCCTAGCAGATGCAGGGATAATGATGTATGACCTTGTTACCTCAGTTTCTGTG TCTGGTCTCGGAAAGAACCTTGTCATTGATCCTATTTTGGAGGAGGAAAGCTATCAAGATGGAAGCCTAATGCTTACTTGTATGCCTTCTCGCTACGAGGTCACTCAGCTAACTATTACTGGGGAATGGTCAACCCCAAAAATTAATGAG GGAATGCAAATATGCTTGGATGCCTGCTCAAAACTTGCAGTAGTCATGAGGGCGTGCTTGAAAGGACCTGATTCTACCTTAGAAGAATAG
- the LOC117632541 gene encoding receptor-like serine/threonine-protein kinase NCRK isoform X1, with amino-acid sequence MKFQVEVALACVISLIWIQQSLCDEVSSTSNATDWTCRCSLSYQGNQSYTLEPYCSASCNCSQDAGSSTRWTCICAADQLPKVAADSHDTNCFTACNCTYGSLNAAKSSKNHIPSKVVVIILLVCVILTTLAFLASVACYFCRRNKFPIQPPLFSSDKETSCNSATNLISHKSSSVFETKINMDSPINKGTGCFTSCLFKSKIRATPGAIIQFSYFELESATDKFSNSNLIGLGGSSYVYRGQLKGGRIVAVKRLKAQQGPDSDSVFITEIEMLSRLHHYHVVPLLGYCFETHGKNAERLLVFEYMNNGNLRDCLDGDEGKNMDWGTRVAIAIGAARGLEYLHEAAAPRILHRDVKSTNILLDENWQAKITDLGMAKRLKADGLPSASSSPARMQGTFGYFAPEYAIVGRASLKSDVFSFGVVLLELITGRKPIHKSSSKGEESLVIWATPRLQDSRRVITELADPDLAGNFPEEEMQIMAFLAKECLLLDPDARPNMSEVVQILSTIVPERSKRRNFPVNLFQHMGTDGHKDAEELRRARSSKGSVRCSLPLDIDRNLCAERRTDTVSDNYMERLILLTSNARSWRASDDETVDLTEPRFESFCLANAKPL; translated from the exons ATGAAGTTCCAAGTGGAAGTTGCCCTTGCTTGCGTCATAAGCTTGATCTGGATTCAGCAAAGCCTTTGTG ATGAGGTTTCCAGTACTTCTAATGCAACAGACTGGACATGCAGATGCTCTTTGTCATATCAAGGAAACCAGAGCTACACTCTAGAACCTTACTGTTCAGCATCCTGTAATTGCAGTCAGG ATGCTGGAAGTAGTACTAGATGGACGTGTATATGTGCTGCTGATCAGCTTCCTAAAGTGGCTGCTGACAGTCATGATACTAATTGTTTTACGGCCTGCAATTGCACTTatg GATCTCTCAATGCAGCAAAATCTTCAAAAAACCACATTCCAAGCAAAGTTGTTGTGATTATTCTTTTGGTATGTGTCATACTGACAACTCTTGCTTTTCTTGCCTCGGTGGCATGCTACTTCTGTCGAAGGAACAAGTTCCCTATTCAACCACCATTATTTTCATCAGACAAGGAAACAAGTTGCAACAGTGCTACCAACTTAATTAGCCATAAGAGTTCCTCAGTGTTTGAGACCAAAATTAATATGGATTCGCCCATCAATAAAGGTACAG GGTGCTTTACCTCTTGCTTATTTAAGAGCAAAATACGAGCTACACCTGGAGCAATTATTCAATTTTCGTACTTTGAACTGGAAAGTGCTACCGATAAGTTTTCAAATTCCAATCTAATAGGACTTGGTGGAAGTAGCTATGTATATCGTGGTCAGCTCAAAGGTGGCAGAATCGTGGCAGTTAAGCGTCTAAAAGCTCAGCAAGGGCCTGATTCGGACTCTGTCTTTATAACAGAG ATTGAAATGTTATCCAGACTTCATCATTATCATGTGGTGCCTTTGCTTGGCTACTGCTTTGAAACCCATGGAAAAAATGCTGAGAGACTATTGGTATTTGAATACATGAATAATGGTAACCTAAGAGATTGTTTGGATGGagatgaaggaaaaaacatGGATTGGGGTACTCGAGTTGCAATTGCCATTGGAGCTGCAAGAGGTTTGGAATATCTCCATGAAGCAGCTGCTCCAAGAATTCTACATAGAGATGTCAAATCCACAAACATTCTTCTGGATGAAAATTGGCAAGCAAAA ATAACTGATCTTGGTATGGCAAAACGCTTGAAAGCCGATGGTCTCCCTAGCGCTTCTAGTTCTCCAGCAAGAATGCAGGGGACTTTTGGTTATTTTGCACCAGAGTATGCGATTGTTGGAAGAGCTTCTCTTAAGTCAGATGTTTTCAGTTTTGGTGTAGTTCTTCTTGAGCTTATCACTGGTCGGAAGCCCATTCACAAATCAAGCAGCAAGGGAGAAGAAAGCCTTGTCATATGG gCTACACCTCGTTTACAGGATAGTAGGCGAGTAATCACAGAGTTGGCCGATCCAGATCTGGCTGGAAACTTCCCAGAAGAAGAGATGCAGATAATGGCTTTCTTAGCAAAAGAATGCCTATTGTTGGATCCTGATGCTAGACCAAACATGAGTGAGGTCGTCCAAATCCTGTCAACTATTGTCCCAGAGAGATCTAAAAGGAGAAACTTTCCTGTGAATCTTTTTCAg CACATGGGCACGGATGGTCATAAAGATGCTGAGGAACTAAGGCGAGCCAGATCCAGTAAAGGTTCAGTTCGGTGTTCACTGCCACTAGATATTGATCGTAATCTCTGCGCCGAAAGACGTACAGACACTGTTTCAGATAACTATATGGAGAGATTGATCCTCTTGACTTCAAACGCTAGGAGTTGGCGGGCCTCTGATGATGAGACAGTGGACTTAACGGAACCCAGGTTCGAGTCATTTTGCCTAGCAAATGCCAAGCCCCTatga
- the LOC117632541 gene encoding receptor-like serine/threonine-protein kinase NCRK isoform X2, whose protein sequence is MKFQVEVALACVISLIWIQQSLCDEVSSTSNATDWTCRCSLSYQGNQSYTLEPYCSASCNCSQDAGSSTRWTCICAADQLPKVAADSHDTNCFTACNCTYGSLNAAKSSKNHIPSKVVVIILLVCVILTTLAFLASVACYFCRRNKFPIQPPLFSSDKETSCNSATNLISHKSSSVFETKINMDSPINKGCFTSCLFKSKIRATPGAIIQFSYFELESATDKFSNSNLIGLGGSSYVYRGQLKGGRIVAVKRLKAQQGPDSDSVFITEIEMLSRLHHYHVVPLLGYCFETHGKNAERLLVFEYMNNGNLRDCLDGDEGKNMDWGTRVAIAIGAARGLEYLHEAAAPRILHRDVKSTNILLDENWQAKITDLGMAKRLKADGLPSASSSPARMQGTFGYFAPEYAIVGRASLKSDVFSFGVVLLELITGRKPIHKSSSKGEESLVIWATPRLQDSRRVITELADPDLAGNFPEEEMQIMAFLAKECLLLDPDARPNMSEVVQILSTIVPERSKRRNFPVNLFQHMGTDGHKDAEELRRARSSKGSVRCSLPLDIDRNLCAERRTDTVSDNYMERLILLTSNARSWRASDDETVDLTEPRFESFCLANAKPL, encoded by the exons ATGAAGTTCCAAGTGGAAGTTGCCCTTGCTTGCGTCATAAGCTTGATCTGGATTCAGCAAAGCCTTTGTG ATGAGGTTTCCAGTACTTCTAATGCAACAGACTGGACATGCAGATGCTCTTTGTCATATCAAGGAAACCAGAGCTACACTCTAGAACCTTACTGTTCAGCATCCTGTAATTGCAGTCAGG ATGCTGGAAGTAGTACTAGATGGACGTGTATATGTGCTGCTGATCAGCTTCCTAAAGTGGCTGCTGACAGTCATGATACTAATTGTTTTACGGCCTGCAATTGCACTTatg GATCTCTCAATGCAGCAAAATCTTCAAAAAACCACATTCCAAGCAAAGTTGTTGTGATTATTCTTTTGGTATGTGTCATACTGACAACTCTTGCTTTTCTTGCCTCGGTGGCATGCTACTTCTGTCGAAGGAACAAGTTCCCTATTCAACCACCATTATTTTCATCAGACAAGGAAACAAGTTGCAACAGTGCTACCAACTTAATTAGCCATAAGAGTTCCTCAGTGTTTGAGACCAAAATTAATATGGATTCGCCCATCAATAAAG GGTGCTTTACCTCTTGCTTATTTAAGAGCAAAATACGAGCTACACCTGGAGCAATTATTCAATTTTCGTACTTTGAACTGGAAAGTGCTACCGATAAGTTTTCAAATTCCAATCTAATAGGACTTGGTGGAAGTAGCTATGTATATCGTGGTCAGCTCAAAGGTGGCAGAATCGTGGCAGTTAAGCGTCTAAAAGCTCAGCAAGGGCCTGATTCGGACTCTGTCTTTATAACAGAG ATTGAAATGTTATCCAGACTTCATCATTATCATGTGGTGCCTTTGCTTGGCTACTGCTTTGAAACCCATGGAAAAAATGCTGAGAGACTATTGGTATTTGAATACATGAATAATGGTAACCTAAGAGATTGTTTGGATGGagatgaaggaaaaaacatGGATTGGGGTACTCGAGTTGCAATTGCCATTGGAGCTGCAAGAGGTTTGGAATATCTCCATGAAGCAGCTGCTCCAAGAATTCTACATAGAGATGTCAAATCCACAAACATTCTTCTGGATGAAAATTGGCAAGCAAAA ATAACTGATCTTGGTATGGCAAAACGCTTGAAAGCCGATGGTCTCCCTAGCGCTTCTAGTTCTCCAGCAAGAATGCAGGGGACTTTTGGTTATTTTGCACCAGAGTATGCGATTGTTGGAAGAGCTTCTCTTAAGTCAGATGTTTTCAGTTTTGGTGTAGTTCTTCTTGAGCTTATCACTGGTCGGAAGCCCATTCACAAATCAAGCAGCAAGGGAGAAGAAAGCCTTGTCATATGG gCTACACCTCGTTTACAGGATAGTAGGCGAGTAATCACAGAGTTGGCCGATCCAGATCTGGCTGGAAACTTCCCAGAAGAAGAGATGCAGATAATGGCTTTCTTAGCAAAAGAATGCCTATTGTTGGATCCTGATGCTAGACCAAACATGAGTGAGGTCGTCCAAATCCTGTCAACTATTGTCCCAGAGAGATCTAAAAGGAGAAACTTTCCTGTGAATCTTTTTCAg CACATGGGCACGGATGGTCATAAAGATGCTGAGGAACTAAGGCGAGCCAGATCCAGTAAAGGTTCAGTTCGGTGTTCACTGCCACTAGATATTGATCGTAATCTCTGCGCCGAAAGACGTACAGACACTGTTTCAGATAACTATATGGAGAGATTGATCCTCTTGACTTCAAACGCTAGGAGTTGGCGGGCCTCTGATGATGAGACAGTGGACTTAACGGAACCCAGGTTCGAGTCATTTTGCCTAGCAAATGCCAAGCCCCTatga
- the LOC117630863 gene encoding E3 ubiquitin-protein ligase WAV3 isoform X2, whose amino-acid sequence MKTGQGHAIFTAECSHSFHFHCITSNVKHGNQVCPVCRAKWKEIPFQSPASDLSRGISRINPVGWAQDDAWMTVLRQIPPPRIDANRPISSLFHTPEPVIFDDDESLDHQPEVSKKSASVEDSCDNNSIGMIEVKTFPEVPAVQRSASHDNFNVLIHLKAPLTSGRHNSSRNQTLLPVFQNSRVPVDLVTVLDVSGSMAGTKLALLKRAMGFVVQNLGPSDRLSVIAFSSTARRLFPLRRMTETGRQQALQAVNSLVSNGGTNIAEALRKGTKVLVDRKWKNPVCSIILLSDGQDTYTVTSPGGVHPRTDYQLLLPVSIRRNNGAGLQIPVHAFGFGADHDAASMHSISEISGGTFSFIEAEGVIQDAFAQCIGGLLSVVVQELLVRIECVHPSLQLGSIKAGSYRTSMMADARMGSISVGDLYAEEERDFLVTINIPVVASSYEMSLVKVRCVYRDPITKEMVNVEEASEVMIQRPEVVGELIVSMEVDRQRNRLHAAEAMSEARVAAENGDLVGAVSVLESCRRALSESASARAGDRLCASLSAELKEMQERMGNRRAYEESGRAYVLSGLSSHSWQRATARGDSTDSTSLVQSYQTPSMIDMVTRSQTMLLGNPSPRRTLSTTQSFPAKSQPR is encoded by the coding sequence TAAAACATGGAAACCAAGTTTGTCCAGTTTGCAGAGCAAAGTGGAAAGAAATCCCCTTTCAGAGCCCTGCTTCTGATCTTTCACGTGGTATTTCAAGAATTAACCCTGTTGGTTGGGCTCAAGATGATGCATGGATGACTGTTTTACGACAAATTCCTCCCCCACGCATAGATGCAAATCGGCCAATTTCATCACTCTTTCACACTCCTGAACCGGTTAtctttgatgatgatgaaagcTTAGATCACCAACCTGAGGTTTCTAAGAAAAGTGCATCCGTTGAGGATTCTTGTGATAACAATTCCATTGGAATGATAGAGGTCAAAACATTTCCTGAAGTTCCGGCGGTTCAAAGATCAGCCTCTCATGATAACTTCAATGTTCTAATCCATCTTAAGGCTCCTCTTACAAGTGGAAGACATAATAGCAGCAGAAACCAGACACTGCTGCCAGTATTTCAAAATTCTCGTGTTCCAGTAGATCTTGTGACAGTGCTTGATGTCAGTGGCAGCATGGCAGGTACGAAGCTTGCTTTGCTGAAACGAGCCATGGGATTTGTGGTACAGAACCTTGGTCCTTCTGACCGGCTCTCTGTCATTGCCTTCTCCTCTACAGCCCGCCGGCTTTTCCCCCTTCGTCGGATGACTGAAACTGGACGGCAACAGGCATTGCAGGCTGTAAATTCTCTGGTTTCAAATGGTGGGACAAACATTGCCGAGGCTCTTAGGAAAGGTACCAAGGTGTTAGTAGACCGCAAGTGGAAGAACCCAGTTTGCAGTATCATACTACTATCTGATGGGCAGGATACATACACTGTCACTAGTCCTGGTGGGGTCCATCCCCGAACAGATTACCAATTACTTCTCCCAGTCTCTATCCGTCGCAATAATGGAGCAGGCTTGCAGATTCCAGTTCACGCATTTGGATTTGGTGCAGATCATGATGCTGCCTCAATGCATTCAATCTCTGAGATTTCTGGAGGAACATTTTCTTTCATAGAAGCTGAGGGTGTGATTCAGGATGCATTTGCACAGTGTATTGGTGGCCTTTTGAGTGTGGTAGTGCAAGAGCTGCTGGTCAGAATCGAGTGTGTTCACCCGAGTTTGCAACTTGGTTCAATTAAAGCAGGGAGTTACAGAACCAGCATGATGGCTGATGCAAGAATGGGTTCTATTTCCGTTGGGGACCTGTATgctgaagaagaaagggaTTTTTTGGTGACAATCAATATTCCAGTTGTTGCCTCCAGTTATGAGATGTCGCTGGTAAAGGTTAGATGTGTTTACAGAGACCCCATTACAAAAGAAATGGTGAATGTGGAAGAAGCCAGTGAAGTCATGATCCAAAGGCCTGAAGTAGTAGGAGAACTGATAGTGTCCATGGAAGTAGACAGGCAGCGGAATAGACTTCATGCAGCAGAAGCAATGTCTGAGGCTAGAGTTGCAGCTGAGAATGGTGATTTGGTTGGTGCAGTCTCTGTCCTGGAGAGCTGTCGTAGGGCATTGTCTGAAAGTGCCTCTGCACGAGCTGGTGACCGCCTTTGTGCTTCACTTTCTGCTGAGTTAAAGGAGATGCAAGAAAGGATGGGAAACCGCCGTGCATACGAGGAATCGGGAAGGGCTTATGTTTTATCAGGATTGAGCTCACACTCATGGCAGAGGGCAACTGCACGAGGTGATTCTACAGATAGCACTAGCCTTGTTCAATCTTACCAAACCCCGTCGATGATTGACATGGTGACACGGTCTCAGACCATGTTATTAGGGAACCCATCGCCTCGACGAACCCTCAGCACTACTCAGTCATTTCCCGCCAAATCACAGCCACGTTAA